The genomic region AAATTGTTTTGAAAATTCCCAAACGATAACTGCTCATTTTACTCTTATCCGCCGTACAACCGCCAGTATACCTTCCCAAATTAGATTCTACTACAAGCACCCCCAGGAGATAGTCTTTGCGGATTCCAGTCTTTTTCGCCGCAAAACTAGCTGCGTCAATCACGTTTTTGAAGCTGACCGACTCAGAAAGCAAACTAGAAAGTTCGCTTTTTAATTTATCGATTTTAGCATTAAGCTCAGACAATGTCGCCTGCGCCTGATTGATATCGGTTTTTATTTCATATTGTTGTCCCTGCTGGATGGTAATCAATTTTTCGTGATCCTCTTTTTTGGCGCCAAGTTCATTTTGCGCTTGCTCGACATCTGCCTTGTTAGTCTTGATTTCGCTCAGCGTGCTGGTTATTTTATCACTAACATTCAACGTCTGATCAAAATCACCCGACATACCGGCAATATGCACCCCACCCAAAAGCAAATTAGTCAATGGATCTTGATCGGCATAATAGGCTTCTTGCATATAGTCTCTCAGCATCTCCCGATTCAGCGCGATCCGCTTTTCAAGCTCTGTCACTTCCGCTTCTTTGCGCGCGATCTCCTCTTGCGTTTTTTGTAGTAGCGTCTTTGTTGTTCCTAGTTCCGCATTCTTTTTTTGCAGAAGAATTTGAGAGGCACTCAGAGCCTTTTCAACTGCTTCTTTTTTATCTTCCACTTTCTCAATATCATCTTTAATATCATCAGCGTCATCAGCTGCAAAGGCAATATCTCGGAAGCTTCGCACGTCAAAAGCAACCAGCCATAGGACAATTAAGAATATTACCAAATTTTTTGTCTTTTTTTTCCAAGTCATATTAAATATTATAGCAACTTTTTTCAAAAAACAAAAGCGCAAAAAAACACTCCACCTTTTGAGCAGAGTGTTTTTGAATTTGCCTAATTTCACATCTACTTTCCTTTCTTTTCCTCTTTCTTTTCTGTGCCCGCTTCTGGCGCAGTCTCCTTGACTACTCCAGCGACCTTAGTCACGTCAGCTTCCACCTTAGTTTCGAGCGCGGACATCTCATCTTCCGATCTTGGCGGAGCAACAAGCGCCACCACAGTTTCCAAATCGATGCTCAGTTCGATTTTCTTGGAAATATTCAAATCTCCCAAAGTGATCCGATCGTCAAAAGTCTTGAGGTTCGAAATATTCACTTCGATGCTTGATGGCAGATCGGCCGGCAAACATTTCACTTCGATCGCATCGATATTCTTCACCAATACACCCCCCAGTTCTTTTACAGCTGGCGCTTCACCAACATATTCCAATTCCACTTCCGTTTCAATTTCTTCGTCCATCCGCACCTGGAAAAAATCGATGTGGATATAATTATCCCGCACCGGGTCTTTTTGCGTATCATAAATTAGCACGTTGCGATTATCCTTCTCATCAATTTTGAGATCAATCACTGTGCTTTCTCCCGATTTCTTGATCAAGCGTTTGAAATCCAGGAGCTTTACCCAAATATTTTTCCCGGGAATTCCCTTGCCATAAACCACGGCCGGAATCAGACCTTCTTTCCTGCCCTTGTTAGTCTTGCGACCCAAAACATCTCGCGTTTTTGCTTCTAATGCGATTTTATCCATCTTGTTTTCGCTCTACCCACCCCCGCCATAGCGGAGCCTCTCAAGCGGATTAATTTGATTAAATTACGCCAAACTTTGCCTAAAAGGACAATATTTCAGCACCGTGTCCCGCCGTAGTCCTGATGAAATCAGGACAAAGGAGGACCAAATCAGTTTAGCACAAAAACCGGTTTCGTCAAACTTTTATAATTAAACATATCCTCTCCTAAATATTCAAAAACACCTAACTCTTCCTAGGTGTTTAAAGAATAAGCTTTCCAATGCTTAATTTATGGCTGAGGCAGATCTATCAGTTTCTTAGTGTCATCTGGCAATTCAATCTTCATAACGGTTATATCTGAAGCTTTTTTCGAATCTTCATAATAGACAACTTTCGCCAGCTCTCCCACAGTAAGATCTGATAGATGACCCGCGAAAGTCTTTCCCATATTAGTACTCACTGTAACTGGAGTGGTGTCACTGATACCGACTGTGAATAATTTATCTGCTAATTTCAAAGTTAGGCTTTTTCCATCCACACTATCAAGCAGACCCATTTCCGTCTTCGTGCCGGGTTTTTGTTCTTGCTTAACTAATAAATCCCCTGAATTTGTAGGGACAGATTGACCGTCCTGTATGGTGGAAGCATCAGGAGATGTAGGATTTCCCGAGTTTTCAGAATTAGCAGGAGATTGGTTATTATCCGTCACCAGAGCTTTATCAGAATTTAGTGATGCCTTC from Parcubacteria group bacterium harbors:
- a CDS encoding 50S ribosomal protein L25; this translates as MDKIALEAKTRDVLGRKTNKGRKEGLIPAVVYGKGIPGKNIWVKLLDFKRLIKKSGESTVIDLKIDEKDNRNVLIYDTQKDPVRDNYIHIDFFQVRMDEEIETEVELEYVGEAPAVKELGGVLVKNIDAIEVKCLPADLPSSIEVNISNLKTFDDRITLGDLNISKKIELSIDLETVVALVAPPRSEDEMSALETKVEADVTKVAGVVKETAPEAGTEKKEEKKGK